In one window of Candidatus Hydrogenedentota bacterium DNA:
- a CDS encoding glycosyltransferase family 39 protein, translated as MPEEPTDSCRPGKAPVCVGRVSIAAVFLLALLLRLPGLGRPAWIDEVITLEWAARPYAEIFAGNITPFMTATARTMLLLFGSEAMADEMTVRLPHLVFGMAGIFALYVFLRRAFGFLPALAAALFLATLPRHAAYSQEARYYAFAMLAQTGLIAAVFMTVRRFRPAALALVFASTALGIFNHLSFVFALAALAGVGGVLLLLKKDAPRPVRLRRAALFGLVCAAGVGAALTPSMAFSESGRFQKVLGMLHLTGAAPLSDALADDMAEEDAPPPNPKFRLEWGAYWGDYLPYHYLGARRAAVFYPSLLLAVGGLLWLLFHHRALAFLLGALMLVHTPFFFIDAGHTWSPRYFVVQIVALAMLSGFGVVGLAERFQRRRAAVFGVALLYAAFLCLGRAPAYELRHSSHTDLGMKEVARTLAREALPRDTIAIVGAQWGWRPSRVLKYYLERELAQNPSLWSGLSFADCRELADLDRALAARAPNANVWVLSQGAEKWPAGVAQLAQGPAETVADAGLSLLWVYGCGTVNLLGGGDFEEPLDGLEMPKEGVLVSGDEAYGGGRSFRADVSPDKDVEKRPMPTVWFSPVRDPQGSPGPAVLEDGVTYSLSLRLKCADLLPGKFPSRVLRVMVSGREPSGKSYFGDFLRISGTHDWRRYEVQLVPGLNLPSGLRDIKVGVGNRGGSGTFWVDNLQLEKQPRPTPFTRSARTDPSGGGG; from the coding sequence ATGCCCGAGGAACCGACAGACTCCTGCCGCCCCGGAAAGGCGCCCGTGTGCGTCGGGCGCGTTTCCATCGCGGCGGTGTTCCTGCTCGCGCTGCTGCTGCGCCTGCCCGGCCTGGGACGGCCCGCCTGGATTGACGAGGTCATCACCCTCGAATGGGCCGCGAGGCCCTATGCGGAGATATTCGCGGGGAACATCACCCCCTTCATGACCGCCACGGCCCGGACCATGCTCCTGCTTTTCGGGTCGGAGGCCATGGCGGACGAGATGACGGTGCGGCTGCCCCATCTGGTCTTCGGCATGGCCGGGATATTCGCCCTGTATGTGTTCCTGCGCCGCGCCTTCGGCTTTTTGCCCGCCTTGGCGGCGGCGCTCTTTCTGGCGACACTGCCCCGCCATGCGGCGTACAGCCAGGAGGCGCGCTATTACGCCTTCGCCATGCTGGCGCAGACGGGGCTGATTGCCGCCGTCTTCATGACGGTTCGGCGCTTCCGGCCCGCCGCGCTGGCCCTGGTGTTCGCCTCCACCGCCCTCGGCATCTTCAACCACCTCTCCTTCGTGTTTGCCCTGGCCGCGCTGGCGGGGGTTGGCGGCGTCCTGCTGCTGTTGAAAAAAGACGCGCCCCGGCCGGTCCGCCTGCGGCGGGCGGCGCTGTTCGGGCTGGTGTGCGCGGCGGGGGTGGGCGCGGCGCTCACGCCGTCCATGGCCTTCTCCGAGTCGGGACGGTTCCAGAAGGTCCTCGGCATGCTCCATCTGACCGGCGCCGCGCCCCTTTCCGACGCCCTGGCGGATGACATGGCGGAGGAGGACGCGCCGCCGCCGAACCCCAAATTCCGCCTTGAATGGGGCGCCTACTGGGGGGACTACCTGCCATACCATTATCTCGGCGCGCGCCGCGCCGCGGTCTTCTACCCCTCCCTGCTCCTCGCCGTCGGCGGGCTGCTCTGGCTGTTATTCCACCACCGCGCTTTGGCGTTCCTGCTGGGCGCGCTGATGCTGGTCCACACCCCCTTCTTTTTCATTGACGCGGGCCACACCTGGTCGCCGCGCTATTTTGTGGTGCAGATTGTGGCCCTGGCCATGCTTTCAGGGTTTGGCGTGGTCGGACTGGCCGAACGCTTCCAGCGCCGCCGCGCCGCCGTCTTCGGGGTGGCGCTGCTGTACGCGGCGTTCCTCTGCCTCGGGCGCGCGCCGGCCTACGAACTGCGTCACAGCAGCCACACGGACCTGGGCATGAAAGAGGTGGCCCGGACATTGGCGCGCGAGGCCCTGCCCCGAGACACCATTGCCATTGTGGGCGCGCAGTGGGGGTGGCGGCCCAGCCGGGTGCTGAAGTATTACCTGGAGCGGGAACTGGCGCAGAACCCTTCCCTGTGGTCCGGGTTGTCTTTTGCGGATTGCCGGGAACTTGCGGACCTGGACCGGGCGCTGGCGGCCCGCGCGCCGAACGCCAATGTCTGGGTGCTCTCGCAGGGCGCGGAGAAGTGGCCCGCCGGGGTGGCGCAATTGGCCCAGGGTCCGGCGGAGACCGTGGCGGACGCCGGGTTGTCGCTGCTGTGGGTGTACGGCTGCGGCACGGTAAACCTGCTGGGCGGGGGCGATTTTGAGGAGCCCCTTGACGGGCTGGAAATGCCCAAGGAGGGTGTGCTGGTTTCCGGGGACGAGGCCTATGGCGGGGGCCGCTCCTTCCGGGCGGACGTGTCCCCGGACAAGGATGTGGAAAAGCGGCCCATGCCCACGGTCTGGTTTTCCCCCGTCCGCGACCCGCAGGGCAGCCCCGGCCCGGCGGTCCTGGAGGACGGCGTGACTTATAGCCTCTCCCTCCGCCTGAAATGCGCGGACCTGCTGCCGGGCAAGTTTCCCTCGCGTGTGCTCCGGGTCATGGTCAGCGGCCGCGAACCCTCGGGAAAGAGTTATTTCGGGGATTTCCTCCGCATCAGCGGCACCCATGACTGGCGGCGCTACGAGGTGCAACTGGTGCCGGGGCTGAACCTGCCCTCCGGCCTGCGCGACATCAAGGTGGGCGTTGGCAACCGGGGCGGCTCGGGCACGTTCTGGGTGGACAATCTCCAGTTGGAGAAACAGCCCCGGCCAACGCCGTTCACCCGGAGCGCGCGCACGGACCCGTCCGGCGGGGGCGGCTGA
- a CDS encoding IMP cyclohydrolase: protein MADQDLKKMYRTRTEGNFPETVEILGRAYEKVDDLRYGTNPHQPAAFYRPAGAEGLVLGAHKTLKTGKGGLSQTNLEDMQHAIGILKFMQRPACAVMKHCNPSGVAIEVDGQSLAEVYLRARDADAQAAFGSVVAFNREVDGDTAAEIMQTIVEGVVAPGYTPEALEAFNNADRFKKNRDIRILQTPDFARLPKYLEDGANAWEMKIFDDGSVVLAQPYLSRVKSVADLVPAYNDHAKKGRIDIARQATPRELDDLLFAWYVNIHVRSNGVVIARNGQTLAVGTGEQDRVGAVQQAIAKAGAKYKGAESLNGAVMASDGFFPFRDAVDSATGAGISAIAQPGGSMNDYEAIEACNEAGAAMVFTLERCFSHH from the coding sequence ATGGCAGACCAGGACCTCAAGAAAATGTACCGCACCCGGACCGAGGGAAATTTCCCGGAAACCGTCGAGATTCTCGGGCGCGCCTATGAAAAGGTGGACGACTTGCGCTACGGCACCAACCCGCACCAGCCGGCCGCGTTTTACCGGCCCGCCGGGGCGGAGGGCCTGGTCCTCGGCGCGCACAAGACGCTGAAAACGGGCAAGGGCGGCCTCTCCCAGACCAATCTGGAGGACATGCAGCACGCCATCGGCATCCTGAAGTTCATGCAACGGCCCGCCTGCGCGGTGATGAAGCACTGCAACCCCTCGGGCGTGGCCATCGAGGTGGACGGCCAGTCCCTGGCGGAGGTTTACCTGCGCGCACGCGACGCCGACGCCCAGGCGGCATTCGGCAGCGTGGTGGCGTTCAACCGCGAGGTGGACGGCGACACGGCGGCGGAGATCATGCAGACCATCGTCGAGGGCGTGGTGGCGCCGGGCTACACACCGGAGGCGCTGGAGGCCTTCAACAACGCGGACCGGTTCAAGAAGAACCGGGACATCCGCATCCTCCAGACCCCGGATTTCGCGCGCCTGCCCAAGTATCTGGAGGACGGCGCGAACGCCTGGGAGATGAAGATATTCGACGACGGCAGCGTGGTCCTCGCCCAGCCCTATCTGTCCCGCGTGAAGTCCGTGGCGGACCTCGTCCCCGCCTACAACGACCACGCGAAAAAGGGCCGGATTGACATCGCGCGGCAGGCCACCCCCCGCGAACTCGACGACCTGCTCTTCGCCTGGTACGTGAACATCCATGTCCGGTCAAACGGCGTGGTCATCGCGCGCAACGGCCAGACCCTGGCCGTGGGCACGGGCGAGCAGGACCGGGTGGGCGCGGTGCAGCAGGCCATTGCCAAGGCGGGCGCGAAGTACAAGGGGGCCGAGTCCCTCAACGGCGCCGTCATGGCGTCGGACGGGTTCTTCCCCTTCCGCGACGCCGTGGACTCCGCCACGGGCGCGGGCATCTCCGCCATCGCCCAGCCCGGCGGCAGCATGAACGACTACGAGGCCATCGAGGCCTGCAACGAGGCCGGCGCCGCCATGGTCTTCACCCTCGAGCGCTGCTTCTCGCACCACTGA
- a CDS encoding YfhO family protein, producing MLTPKHLRLENWACAALLAASALLFVAPFPWRGGVPVEMDGLLGLAPWSEARTPGTGAGSAGEIGVTAQRHYPWHAHLRRAVQSRELPLWNPHEGFGAPFFAVWRTRVLSPFSLPFYLFFLPLTTAFSLSILLKLMVAGWMAYYAARRLALAPPFALLVGIAYQSGAPLLGLSAEPIADAMPWFPLVLFWTQCLLVGSPGAWPRLGGVLALIALGGSPETLTAVLLFLLVLPVAYRLRTRHIRSVTGVYAGLAGATVLCLALVAVQWLPYVEYRSESLPTMASSFGTLPAADLSAFLLAPLRTHADTPARAVQFLHPGMVAALLSSLWFAVRPHAGKRRRRLLETLLAASGLFLLIPLCIGRLLESGHGLPLPRSEHFLVPWALAWAFLAAAAAEEWIHLDAAGCKAALRRFFMALGVLLAVFVLAGGLSLRMRGMTAGPAVWAALLCALAVAALVVATAVRPSPKLLGYGLCLAVLLSGLWALGPVRHFTPAASVFPGTTFIAALREAESRVAGSGALKAWPLAAHGIPQVHNPAGITLRRYRQFMDAAEGNPAIMRRGAAGALLLTRQDIQGAYAALRPTLNIQEVFPSGAILLRDLAAKPRARMIYAGRRVDRFNPDLLKMDGLPQIEGGQLPDKDGGPAAEAVIIPPERSNRVAVRTGQTRPGVLVLADAWYPGWRATVDGEPAVMVPVDGLFRGVEVGEGAHEVVFEFRPLSVRAGFWISLGGVVILLVLTRPARKRD from the coding sequence GTGCTGACACCGAAACACCTCCGCCTGGAAAACTGGGCTTGCGCGGCGCTGCTCGCGGCGTCGGCCCTGCTTTTTGTCGCGCCCTTTCCGTGGCGGGGCGGGGTGCCGGTGGAGATGGACGGGCTGCTGGGCCTCGCCCCGTGGTCCGAGGCGCGGACCCCCGGCACGGGGGCCGGAAGCGCCGGGGAAATCGGCGTCACCGCGCAGCGGCATTACCCCTGGCACGCACACCTGCGGCGCGCCGTCCAGTCGCGCGAACTGCCCCTGTGGAACCCTCACGAGGGTTTCGGGGCGCCCTTTTTCGCCGTGTGGCGGACGCGGGTGCTCTCGCCGTTTTCCCTGCCCTTTTACCTCTTCTTTCTGCCCCTCACAACGGCCTTTTCCCTGTCCATCCTGCTGAAACTGATGGTGGCGGGCTGGATGGCCTATTATGCGGCGCGGCGGCTGGCGCTGGCCCCCCCCTTCGCCCTGCTGGTGGGGATCGCCTACCAGTCCGGCGCCCCCCTTCTGGGTCTGTCGGCGGAGCCCATCGCCGACGCGATGCCCTGGTTCCCCCTGGTCCTTTTTTGGACGCAATGTCTGCTGGTGGGCAGTCCCGGCGCGTGGCCGCGTCTGGGCGGGGTGCTGGCGCTTATCGCCCTGGGCGGTTCGCCGGAGACTCTGACCGCTGTTCTCCTCTTCCTGCTGGTGCTGCCCGTGGCGTACCGCCTGCGGACCCGGCACATCCGCTCCGTCACCGGGGTCTACGCCGGACTGGCGGGGGCCACAGTCCTGTGCCTGGCCCTGGTCGCCGTGCAGTGGCTGCCGTATGTCGAGTACCGCAGCGAAAGCCTGCCCACGATGGCCAGCTCTTTTGGGACCCTGCCCGCCGCGGACCTTTCCGCCTTCCTCCTCGCGCCCCTGCGCACCCACGCGGACACCCCCGCGCGGGCCGTCCAGTTCCTGCATCCGGGGATGGTGGCCGCCCTGCTGTCCTCCCTGTGGTTTGCCGTGCGGCCGCATGCCGGGAAACGCCGCCGCCGGCTGCTGGAAACCCTGCTGGCGGCGTCCGGCCTCTTTCTGCTGATTCCCCTGTGCATCGGGCGTCTTCTGGAGTCCGGGCACGGGCTGCCCCTGCCCCGCTCGGAGCATTTTCTGGTTCCCTGGGCGCTGGCCTGGGCCTTTCTCGCCGCCGCCGCCGCCGAAGAGTGGATTCATCTGGACGCGGCGGGCTGCAAGGCGGCCCTGCGGCGCTTTTTCATGGCCCTGGGCGTTTTGCTCGCGGTCTTCGTCCTCGCCGGCGGCCTTTCCCTGCGCATGCGCGGCATGACGGCGGGGCCGGCGGTGTGGGCGGCGCTGCTGTGCGCCCTGGCGGTGGCCGCGCTGGTGGTGGCCACGGCGGTGCGGCCCTCGCCGAAGCTGCTGGGCTACGGACTGTGCCTTGCGGTCCTCCTCTCCGGCCTGTGGGCACTGGGACCGGTCCGCCATTTCACCCCCGCCGCGTCGGTGTTCCCCGGCACGACCTTCATCGCGGCCCTGCGCGAGGCGGAGTCCCGCGTGGCGGGGAGCGGGGCGCTCAAGGCATGGCCCCTCGCCGCGCACGGGATCCCGCAGGTGCACAACCCCGCCGGGATTACGCTGCGCCGCTACCGGCAGTTCATGGACGCCGCGGAGGGGAATCCGGCCATCATGCGCCGGGGGGCGGCCGGGGCGCTGCTTCTGACCCGCCAGGACATCCAGGGCGCCTACGCCGCGCTGCGGCCCACCCTGAACATCCAGGAGGTCTTTCCCTCCGGCGCGATACTCCTCCGGGATTTGGCCGCCAAACCCAGGGCGCGCATGATTTACGCCGGACGCCGGGTGGACCGGTTCAACCCAGACCTCCTGAAAATGGACGGACTGCCCCAAATCGAGGGCGGGCAACTGCCCGACAAGGACGGCGGACCCGCCGCCGAAGCGGTCATCATCCCGCCGGAGCGCAGCAACCGCGTGGCCGTGCGCACAGGACAGACCCGTCCCGGCGTTCTTGTGCTGGCGGATGCCTGGTATCCGGGATGGCGGGCCACCGTGGACGGAGAGCCCGCCGTGATGGTGCCCGTGGACGGGCTGTTCCGCGGGGTCGAGGTCGGCGAGGGCGCGCACGAGGTTGTCTTCGAGTTCCGGCCCCTGTCCGTGCGCGCGGGGTTCTGGATTAGCCTGGGAGGGGTGGTCATCCTGCTGGTGCTGACGCGGCCCGCGCGAAAAAGGGATTGA